A portion of the Parasteatoda tepidariorum isolate YZ-2023 chromosome 5, CAS_Ptep_4.0, whole genome shotgun sequence genome contains these proteins:
- the LOC107450230 gene encoding guanine nucleotide exchange factor MSS4: MADRTQNSAELVSSKEGSKNSDEKSNLENEIIENGKNGKQIKCQRCPSTILIPGTATLVEHEFKLPEAPTKEDETKEVDASTNKYKYWCVDNMYAFENVGFSKTVEGVKYLICADCEIGPIGWHDLETKLSYVSLGKVNYC, encoded by the exons ATGGCTGACAGGACACAAAACTCAGCTGAATTGGTGTCATCAAAGGAGGGAAgcaaaaattctgatgaaaaatctaatttagaaaatgaaattattgaaaatggcAAAAATGGAAAGCAAATTAAATGTCAGCGATGCCCATCTACAATTTTAATTCCTGGGACAGCAACTTTAGTTGAGCACGAG TTCAAATTACCTGAAGCACCAACTAAGGAAGATGAAACAAAGGAAGTTGATGCCTCtacaaacaaatacaaatattggTGTGTTGATAATATGTATGCCTTTGAAAATGTTGGTTTTAGTAAGACTGTTGAAGGtgttaaatatcttatttgcGCTGATTGTGAAATTGGGCCTATTGGTTGGCATGATCTCGAAACAAAGCTTTCCTATGTATCCCTTGGTAAAGtaaattattgttga
- the LOC107450224 gene encoding WD and tetratricopeptide repeats protein 1, producing the protein MAYNNVVRYKIKREIKDGSQYRFMRKLHVTRNFIDRLGLEAELEGHSGCVNCLEWNDSGNLLASGSDDLQIILWEPFTRKKLLNIQSGHHGNIFSLKFLPHSNDQRIISGAADFRIRIYDIQSKETVMNCSCHWGRVKRLAATSNVPHMFWSAAEDGMIMQFDLRESHQCSNICKNVLVNLVYHVGRNAEAKCLAVNPLRPELLAVGANDPYVRLYDRRMIKPTTVKYPREHHSAGAAWNTQPYVEEMIEHGDDNLPSGCVSYFVAGHLPLKQDDFRKRYRTLTSTYVAFSPDGNDVLANLGGEQIYLFNILSKRKLLKVITMNFSANNQEANSEGMHDNKPGCSYSDGISASKTCSNGRTTNGVHFSILPSDIPDKSCGRKQTPQPTCQKFQSMKRKANEAFDKREFTLAISLYSKAIVKYPDVACLYANRAAAYLKREWDGDYYAAIRDCYAAMRLDPEYLKAYFRLAQCLHKLHWGKAAMECLAKIRERFPNYARSRAFEAFETDIKVSVYADLEGMDSDSSDEPDATVLSSSSTSQRRLNNAAKALMALSEKERKWRTSSFDYEARFCGHCNTTTDIKEANFFGSDGQYIVAGSDDGSIFIWDRVTTNISRVLRGDDSIVNCLQPHQATCLLATSGIDPVVRLWGPKAEDGSTDEREIVDLEDAAVANQRRMNADPLEIMLMNMGYRLPSVLDLPNV; encoded by the coding sequence TTGTTcggtacaaaattaaaagagaaatcaaAGATGGATCACAATACCGTTTTATGCGTAAGCTTCATgtaacaagaaattttattgatcGACTAGGCTTAGAAGCAGAATTGGAAGGACACAGTGGTTGCGTTAATTGTCTCGAATGGAACGATAGTGGAAATCTTTTAGCTAGTGGATCTGATGACCTGCAGATTATTTTATGGGAGCCATTTACTAGAAAGAAGCTTCTTAATATTCAGAGCGGTCATCAtggtaatatattttcattaaaattccttCCTCACTCAAATGATCAACGTATCATCAGTGGAGCTGCTGATTTTAGAATAAGAATATACGACATTCAATCGAAGGAAACAGTTATGAATTGTAGCTGCCACTGGGGAAGGGTCAAACGACTTGCAGCCACTTCTAATGTCCCTCATATGTTTTGGAGTGCTGCAGAAGATGGGATGATAATGCAGTTTGACCTTAGAGAAAGTCATCAATGTTCTAATATATGTAAAAACGTTCTAGTCAATTTAGTTTACCATGTAGGTAGAAATGCAGAAGCGAAATGTTTGGCAGTCAATCCATTAAGACCGGAACTCTTAGCTGTGGGTGCAAACGATCCTTACGTTAGGCTTTATGATCGTAGAATGATTAAACCTACGACTGTTAAGTATCCCAGAGAGCATCACAGTGCGGGGGCGGCATGGAACACGCAACCTTATGTCGAGGAAATGATTGAGCATGGTGATGACAATTTGCCATCGGGTTGTGTTTCTTATTTTGTTGCTGGACATTTACCTTTAAAACAAGATGATTTCAGAAAGCGATATAGAACATTAACATCTACTTATGTTGCATTCAGTCCTGATGGAAATGATGTACTAGCTAATTTAGGTGGAGAGCAAATTTACTTATTCAATATTCTGtccaaaagaaaattattaaaggtCATAACGATGAACTTTTCCGCAAACAATCAAGAAGCGAACAGTGAGGGAATGCATGACAATAAACCTGGTTGTAGCTATTCTGATGGAATAAGTGCTTCCAAAACTTGCAGTAATGGTAGAACGACAAACGGggtacatttttcaattttaccgTCTGATATACCCGACAAGTCTTGTGGGAGAAAGCAGACACCCCAACCTACTtgtcaaaaatttcaaagtatgaAACGTAAAGCGAACGAAGCATTCGATAAACGAGAATTCACCTTAGCTATAAGCCTGTATAGTAAAGCAATTGTGAAATATCCTGATGTCGCTTGCTTGTATGCTAACAGAGCTGCTGCCTATTTGAAACGAGAGTGGGATGGTGATTATTATGCAGCCATAAGGGACTGTTATGCTGCCATGCGGTTGGATCCGGAATACCTAAAAGCATATTTCCGCTTAGCTCAATGTCTGCATAAACTTCATTGGGGGAAAGCAGCTATGGAGTGTTTGGCAAAAATTCGAGAAAGATTTCCCAACTATGCCAGATCTAGAGCATTTGAAGCATTCGAGACGGATATAAAAGTGTCTGTCTACGCTGACTTGGAAGGAATGGATTCTGATAGTAGCGACGAGCCCGACGCTACCGTACTGTCTTCTTCTTCTACAAGTCAACGTCGGCTAAACAATGCAGCGAAAGCTCTAATGGCATTATCGGAAAAAGAACGAAAATGGAGAACGTCATCCTTTGACTATGAAGCACGATTTTGTGGTCACTGTAATACTACTACTGATATTAAAGAAGCTAACTTCTTTGGCAGTGATGGACAGTATATTGTAGCTGGGTCAGATGATGGATCGATATTTATCTGGGATCGAGTCACCACCAATATTTCAAGAGTGCTGCGAGGGGATGATTCGATTGTTAATTGCTTACAGCCGCATCAAGCTACTTGTTTGTTGGCAACGAGCGGGATTGATCCCGTAGTGAGGCTGTGGGGTCCAAAAGCAGAAGATGGTTCAACCGACGAGCGAGAAATTGTCGATTTAGAAGATGCTGCTGTTGCTAATCAAAGGCGAATGAATGCCGATCCGTTAGAAATAATGCTTATGAACATGGGTTATCGCTTACCTAGTGTCTTGGATCTacctaatgtttaa
- the LOC122268242 gene encoding H/ACA ribonucleoprotein complex subunit 3, protein MLLMYYLNESGERVYTLNKVDPNGKPTLSAHPARFSPADPYSKYRVLIKRRFGLLPTQKLKQAC, encoded by the exons atGCTGCTAATGTATTACTTGAATGAAAGTGGAGAAAGAGTTTATACTCTTAAT AAAGTGGACCCTAATGGAAAACCTACCCTATCTGCTCATCCAG ctcgATTTTCCCCTGCAGATCCATACAGCAAATACAGAGTTTTGATCAAGAGGAGATTTGGGCTATTACCAACACAAAAGCTAAAGCAAGCCTGTTAA